One stretch of Armigeres subalbatus isolate Guangzhou_Male chromosome 2, GZ_Asu_2, whole genome shotgun sequence DNA includes these proteins:
- the LOC134213021 gene encoding etoposide-induced protein 2.4 — MDSLYNIGTAILFGVLDSIKGIAVVFYLDREANRKTSQQLKPGRATKESLSTPTPAAVAHQQSQATTTKLIGVNNKDNVKRKDESKVLHRVLQCCLLNGGVFMLSILLFEYGILPGLNFCLSYLFSNSGTVATIWGWMKPSLSLLFHGFWVAPLFLLSKIVNSLWFQDIADSAYKFRKGRPQLIPSISKLIADTLISLLIQLLFLVQSTVVKYLPIPVPFACSVLYIVHMSLLCSLYAFEYKWFNMGWELHKRLTYIETNWPFFIGFGLPLAILSELPNSLVISGCVFSVLFPLFILSANEATPKVSVCETPLKLFSLVVAITNAMFTSRTKLGKAALSTPISGSSADPGLRRGMTPPLGGAGTPSLNFQLNQQQKIRQQQQQQQQQHHHHHHRQHRHSSPSSNMGSVVGGSTVGSSILNASQQQQTLLNRSARR; from the exons ATGGATAGTTTATAC AACATAGGGACCGCAATATTATTCGGAGTCTTAGATAGCATTAAGGGAATAGCCGTAGTTTTCTACCTAGATAGGGAAGCGAACCGGAAGACCTCGCAGCAACTGAAACCGGGCCGAGCGACCAAGGAAAGTCTGTCCACTCCGACGCCAGCAGCTGTTGCCCATCAGCAGTCACAGGCCACCACAACGAAATTAATAGGTGTAAACAACAAAGACAACGTGAAGAGGAAAGA cGAATCGAAAGTTCTTCACCGTGTACTACAATGCTGCCTATTGAACGGAGGGGTCTTCATGCTCAGCATTCTTCTGTTCGAATATGGCATCCTTCCAGGACTGAACTTCTGCCTGTCGTATCTGTTCTCTAACTCAGGAACCGTGGCCACCATCTGGGGCTGGATGAAACCGTCGCTGTCCCTATTGTTCCACGGCTTTTGGGTCGCCCCATTGTTCCTTCTCAGCAAGATCGTCAACAGCCTTTGGTTCCAGGACATCGCCGACTCGGCGTACAAGTTTCGCAAGGGGCGCCCCCAATTGATACCGAGCATTAGCAAACTGATCGCTGACACATTGATCAGCCTTCTGATTCAGTTACTGTTTTTGGTGCAGAGCACTGTTGTCAAGTATTTACCCATTCCGGTGCCGTTCGCGTGCAGTGTGCTCTACATTGTGCACATGAGTCTGCTTTGCTCACTGTACGCCTTCGAGTACAAGTGGTTCAACATGGGCTGGGAGCTGCACAAACGGCTGACCTACATCGAAACAAATTGGCCGTTCTTCATCGGATTTGGGCTTCCGCTCGCCATCCTCTCCGAACTGCCCAACTCACTCGTGATCAGCGGTTGCGTGTTTTCGGTTCTGTTTCCGTTGTTCATCCTCAGCGCAAACGAAGCCACACCCAAGGTGTCCGTATG CGAAACCCCTTTGAAATTGTTTTCCCTCGTGGTGGCCATCACAAATGCCATGTTCACCAGTCGAACAAAACTGGGCAAGGCAGCACTGTCGACTCCGATTAGTGGCAGCTCGGCAGACCCGGGCTTGAGGCGTGGAATGACTCCACCGTTGGGTGGCGCGGGAACGCCATCTCTGAACTTCCAACTGAACCAACAGCAGAAAATTcgtcagcaacaacaacaacagcagcagcaacatcaCCATCACCATCATCGGCAGCACCGGCACTCATCGCCGTCATCCAATATGGGATCGGTCGTGGGCGGATCGACAGTGGGGTCGTCCATATTGAATGCCAGCCAGCAACAGCAAACGCTACTAAATCGTAGCGCCAGACGGTAA
- the LOC134213022 gene encoding transforming growth factor beta regulator 1: MKNLTLVAANRRDYVYAVGLLRVRKKVHRSRRLERNELLQLLLVGGGVMQNPTTFTFPAVPNPAVNEKYRRKYRRLKRLMKNLVFENAALCDHVAQIQENILLVKEERRYLLKKLLEHENDMETQLGRPCSKLNELIANSLPPKRQYKKRSAPEGNAADSTPKGKGQGKKGRANASATNADKNVAKKNAAFIQPGHPTYPMTVAGFTIYNLGEILPDRPGYNTEYTIYPVGYTVSRPYGHLKDPLKKCIYTCRVLDNGTHPRFEIIPENDTELTITGNSTDACHATLLQCINASLDCRGIDGRPSGDWFFGLSHPTICSLLQSFPSSKRCLNYKGIKKENFANMDKANDPTLNYEALQRHITISAYHTMPEIKEEPPDELLDHSDGNSFSLS; this comes from the exons atgaAAAACCTCACGTTGGTGGCAGCAAATCGACGCGATTACGTATATGCGGTTGGCTTGCTGCGAGTGCGGAAAAAAGTCCATCGATCGCGACGACTGGAACGGAACGAGCTGCTTCAACTGCTGCTGGTGGGCGGCGGCGTGATGCAGAACCCAACAACATTTACATTTCCCGCGGTACCGAATCCCGCAGTCAACGAGAAATACCGTCGGAAGTACCGACGACTCAAACGATTGATGAAGAATCTAGTCTTC GAAAATGCTGCCCTTTGTGATCACGTTGCTCAAATTCAGGAGAATATCCTGCTAGTGAAGGAGGAGCGACGGTATCTACTGAAGAAGCTGCTGGAGCACGAAAATGATATGGAAACTCAACTGGGAAGGCCGTGTAGCAAATTGAACGAATTAATAGCCAATAGCTTACCTCCTAAACGACAGTACAAAAAAAGATCTGCTCCCGAAGGGAATGCAGCCGATTCAACCCCCAAAGGCAAAGGTCAGGGGAAAAAAGGTCGTGCTAATGCTAGTGCAACCAATGCGGacaaaaatgttgccaaaaagaACGCAGCGTTCATTCAACCTGGTCATCCAACGTACCCGATGACGGTGGCCGGCTTTACGATCTATAATCTGGGCGAAATCCTTCCGGATCGGCCCGGGTACAATACTGAGTACACAATCTATCCAGTGGGCTATACGGTTAGCCGGCCGTACGGCCATTTGAAAGACCCTCTGAAGAAATGCATTTACACATGCCGTGTCCTGGACAATGGCACTCACCCGCGGTTTGAAATCATTCCGGAGAACGATACGGAGCTGACCATAACGGGGAATTCGACCGATGCATGCCACGCCACTTTGTTGCAGTGTATAAATGCATCTTTGGATTGCCGAGGCATCGACGGAAGACCTTCGGGTGATTGGTTCTTCGGGTTGTCCCATCCGACGATTTGCAGTTTGCTGCAGAGCTTTCCCAGCTCGAAGCGATGCCTCAACTATAAGGGCATCAAGAAGGAAAATTTTGCCAACATGGATAAGGCAAACGACCCGACGCTGAACTATGAGGCCCTGCAGCGACACATAACGATTTCGGCGTACCACACGATGCCGGAGATTAAAGAAGAACCGCCGGATGAGTTGCTAGACCATTCGgatggaaattcttttagtttATCTTAA